Proteins encoded in a region of the Paenibacillus sp. E222 genome:
- the urtE gene encoding urea ABC transporter ATP-binding subunit UrtE: MLSLQRIESGYGESNVLRGVSLDVEPGQVVCLMGRNGVGKTTLMKTLMGLLKTRKGSIQWKGQELSTHDPAKRARSGIGYVPQGREIFPQLTVKENLLLGLETSGTGGKTFPEDVLAMFPVLATMYGRQGGDLSGGQQQQLAFARALASRPGLLLLDEPTEGIQPSIVEDIRQVILQIKAKGEISILLVEQSIDFVRGAADYIYVMDKGAIALQGTPRELDMSQFEHHLSV; encoded by the coding sequence ATGCTGTCGCTGCAACGAATTGAGTCCGGCTACGGGGAGAGCAATGTGCTGCGCGGTGTGAGTCTGGATGTCGAGCCGGGTCAGGTGGTGTGCCTGATGGGTCGTAATGGTGTAGGAAAAACCACCTTGATGAAGACGTTGATGGGGCTTCTTAAAACGCGCAAGGGAAGTATTCAGTGGAAAGGTCAGGAATTATCCACCCACGATCCGGCCAAGCGGGCCAGGTCGGGGATTGGATATGTGCCGCAGGGGCGGGAGATCTTCCCGCAGCTTACGGTAAAGGAAAATCTTCTGCTGGGTCTGGAGACCAGTGGCACAGGGGGGAAGACGTTCCCGGAGGATGTGCTGGCGATGTTTCCGGTGCTTGCCACGATGTATGGACGGCAGGGTGGTGATCTGAGTGGCGGACAGCAACAGCAGTTGGCATTTGCCCGCGCGCTGGCTTCCCGGCCCGGATTATTGCTTCTGGATGAGCCGACAGAAGGCATCCAGCCTTCCATCGTAGAGGATATCCGGCAGGTCATTTTGCAAATTAAGGCAAAGGGTGAAATCTCCATTTTGCTGGTGGAACAAAGCATTGATTTTGTACGCGGTGCTGCAGATTATATCTATGTAATGGACAAAGGGGCAATTGCACTGCAAGGAACACCGCGAGAGCTGGATATGTCGCAGTTTGAGCACCACCTGTCTGTGTAG
- a CDS encoding urease subunit gamma encodes MHWTEQEKEKLLITVAANLARERRGRGLKLNVPEAIALLTSELMERARDGMSVAELMRYGGTILTREDCMEGVPDMIPEVQVEATFPDGTKLVTVHEPIR; translated from the coding sequence TTGCACTGGACTGAGCAGGAAAAAGAAAAACTCCTGATTACCGTGGCTGCTAACCTCGCCCGCGAACGCAGAGGACGCGGACTTAAGCTGAATGTTCCCGAAGCTATCGCCTTGTTAACCTCCGAGCTCATGGAACGCGCACGCGATGGCATGAGTGTTGCAGAGTTGATGCGATACGGCGGCACGATCCTGACACGCGAAGACTGCATGGAAGGTGTACCCGATATGATTCCTGAGGTACAGGTGGAAGCCACTTTTCCTGACGGAACAAAACTGGTCACTGTCCATGAACCTATACGCTGA
- the urtA gene encoding urea ABC transporter substrate-binding protein, which translates to MKKRSVKLWSVLLGAVIALTGCVEGGTPPEATGSGGTVEPASSGDTIKVGVLHSLSGTMAISEVSVKDAEMLAIEEINAAGGVLGKQIEPVVEDGASDWPTFAEKAGKLLQQDKVAAVFGGWTSASRKAMLPVFEQNKGLLFYPVQYEGLESSPNIFYTGATTNQQIVPSVTWLLENRGKKFYLLGSDYVFPKTANQVIKAQLAAEGGEVVGEEYTPLGHTDYSTIISKIKAAKPDIVYNTLNGDSNVAFFKQLKDAGISSEQLTTLSVSVAEEEIRGIGADVLKGHLASWNYYQTTDTPENKTFVEKYKEKYGADRVTADPIEAGYVAVYLWKAAVEKAGSTDVEKVKEAAKGLEFDAPEGKVTVDGENQHIYKTVRIGEVQEDGQFKELWNSGAPVKPDPYLKTYEWGASLSTK; encoded by the coding sequence TTGAAGAAGAGGTCGGTCAAGTTATGGAGTGTTTTGCTTGGTGCAGTCATTGCGTTGACAGGATGTGTGGAGGGTGGTACGCCGCCTGAGGCGACGGGTTCCGGTGGGACGGTAGAGCCAGCTTCATCCGGAGACACCATTAAAGTAGGTGTTCTTCACTCCCTAAGTGGAACGATGGCAATCAGTGAAGTCTCGGTTAAGGATGCGGAGATGCTTGCCATTGAAGAGATCAATGCAGCAGGCGGGGTGCTGGGTAAACAGATTGAGCCTGTGGTTGAGGACGGCGCTTCCGACTGGCCTACATTTGCAGAGAAAGCAGGGAAATTGCTGCAGCAGGATAAAGTGGCCGCTGTATTCGGCGGATGGACCTCTGCGAGTAGGAAGGCGATGCTTCCGGTATTTGAGCAGAACAAGGGTCTGTTGTTTTACCCGGTGCAATACGAAGGGTTGGAATCATCACCCAACATTTTTTATACAGGAGCCACGACAAATCAGCAGATCGTACCGTCCGTAACCTGGTTGCTGGAGAACAGGGGCAAGAAGTTCTACCTGCTGGGCTCGGATTATGTTTTCCCGAAAACCGCCAATCAGGTCATTAAAGCTCAGCTTGCAGCTGAGGGTGGCGAAGTGGTGGGGGAAGAATATACACCGCTGGGGCACACGGATTACAGTACGATTATCAGCAAAATCAAGGCTGCCAAGCCGGATATTGTATACAACACGCTGAATGGAGACAGCAATGTCGCCTTTTTCAAACAATTAAAGGATGCCGGGATCTCTTCCGAACAGTTGACGACTCTGTCAGTGAGTGTGGCGGAGGAAGAAATTCGGGGGATTGGGGCGGATGTACTGAAAGGACATTTGGCTTCCTGGAACTATTATCAAACGACAGATACACCTGAAAATAAAACATTTGTAGAGAAATATAAAGAAAAATATGGAGCTGACCGGGTGACGGCCGATCCGATTGAAGCGGGATATGTAGCCGTTTATCTGTGGAAAGCAGCCGTTGAAAAAGCCGGATCGACCGATGTTGAAAAGGTAAAGGAGGCCGCTAAAGGTCTGGAATTCGATGCGCCGGAAGGGAAAGTGACGGTGGATGGAGAGAATCAGCATATCTACAAAACGGTGCGAATTGGTGAAGTGCAGGAAGATGGACAGTTCAAGGAATTGTGGAACTCCGGCGCACCCGTCAAACCTGATCCGTATCTGAAAACGTACGAGTGGGGCGCTTCCCTTAGTACCAAATAG
- a CDS encoding thiol-disulfide oxidoreductase DCC family protein: protein MTANQTDQHEGHPIVLVDGVCHFCQGLTKWIIKRDPEGKYHFASLQSDVAKKLLEKGNLSTDSMDTFVLIEDGKYYTRSTAALRLAKGLKFPYPLLYVLIIVPKFIRNAIYNMVARNRYRWFGQDEACMLPTPDIKDRFL, encoded by the coding sequence ATGACAGCAAATCAAACGGATCAGCATGAGGGACACCCGATTGTGCTTGTGGACGGAGTCTGTCATTTCTGCCAAGGATTAACGAAGTGGATCATCAAGCGTGACCCGGAGGGGAAATATCATTTTGCATCACTTCAATCGGATGTAGCGAAAAAATTGCTGGAGAAGGGCAATCTGTCCACGGACAGCATGGATACGTTTGTACTCATTGAGGATGGAAAATATTATACACGTTCAACCGCTGCGCTGCGTCTGGCCAAAGGATTGAAATTCCCTTATCCATTATTGTACGTGTTGATTATTGTACCGAAATTTATTCGGAATGCCATATATAACATGGTAGCTCGCAACCGATATCGCTGGTTCGGTCAAGATGAAGCGTGTATGCTGCCTACACCTGATATTAAGGATCGATTCCTTTAA
- the urtC gene encoding urea ABC transporter permease subunit UrtC yields the protein MMSALLKTGSLKMKIIWAVVLIMMCLAPLISTEFRLSLLAKFLALAILAIGLDLIWGYGGVLSLGHGVFFGLGGYAMAMYLKLQASGSTLPDFMGWSGLSGLPWFWEPFRSFPVALLLGIALPALLAFALGWFTFRNRITGVYFTILTQALVLITVTLFVGKQEWTGGTNGITGYNAIFGFTLHSAGTTIALYYITLAILVLAYLLCRRVVNSRFGQVLEAARDGENRVRFLGYDPAGFKTLAFALSGALAGIAGMLFVLQVGIISPSMMGIVPSIEMVLWVALGGRGTLIGAVIGAVVLNAAKTGISEAYPEGWLFVIGGLFVTVVLFMPSGLVGVYRHVVRLLKRRGEVVHVPVSQEKPKVY from the coding sequence ATGATGTCGGCACTTCTCAAGACGGGTAGTCTGAAAATGAAGATCATCTGGGCGGTTGTCCTGATTATGATGTGTCTGGCTCCACTCATTTCCACGGAATTCCGGCTTAGTCTGTTAGCGAAATTCCTGGCCCTGGCCATTCTGGCGATTGGTCTGGACTTGATCTGGGGATATGGAGGGGTGCTTAGTCTGGGGCATGGCGTATTCTTTGGACTTGGCGGGTACGCCATGGCGATGTATCTGAAGCTGCAGGCGAGTGGTTCAACACTACCTGACTTTATGGGATGGAGTGGTCTTAGCGGTCTGCCGTGGTTCTGGGAGCCGTTCAGGTCATTTCCGGTGGCGCTATTGCTGGGCATCGCTCTTCCGGCATTGCTGGCCTTTGCCCTGGGATGGTTCACGTTCCGTAACCGGATCACCGGTGTATATTTTACCATCCTGACCCAAGCGTTAGTCCTCATTACCGTAACGTTATTTGTAGGCAAACAGGAATGGACGGGAGGGACTAACGGTATAACCGGATATAACGCAATCTTTGGTTTTACCCTTCATTCGGCAGGGACAACGATTGCTCTCTACTATATAACGCTTGCCATTCTGGTGCTCGCCTACCTGCTTTGTCGCCGGGTTGTGAACAGCAGGTTTGGTCAGGTGCTTGAAGCTGCGCGGGATGGGGAGAATCGGGTTCGCTTTCTTGGCTATGACCCGGCTGGCTTTAAAACACTGGCCTTCGCCCTTTCCGGAGCGCTGGCGGGAATCGCTGGTATGTTATTTGTGCTCCAGGTAGGGATCATCTCGCCTTCCATGATGGGGATTGTGCCTTCAATTGAAATGGTGTTATGGGTTGCCTTGGGCGGTCGTGGAACGCTGATTGGTGCGGTAATCGGGGCTGTGGTGCTGAATGCAGCCAAAACGGGCATCAGTGAAGCTTATCCGGAAGGTTGGTTGTTTGTCATTGGTGGGCTCTTTGTAACAGTGGTCTTGTTCATGCCGAGTGGGCTTGTTGGTGTATACCGTCATGTGGTGCGCTTGCTGAAACGGAGAGGAGAGGTTGTGCATGTTCCAGTCAGTCAGGAAAAACCAAAAGTCTACTGA
- a CDS encoding organic hydroperoxide resistance protein codes for MEALYTATATVKGGRTGSVASSDGVLKHDLKMPKEFGGAGGEGTNPEQLFAAGYGACYESALANVARKAGVKLENVVVTSNVSIGKDPADDGFQLSVRLDVSMPGVDHSQAEDLARKAHDFCPYSKATRGNIDVVLNVV; via the coding sequence ATGGAAGCTTTATATACAGCAACAGCGACAGTTAAAGGTGGACGTACAGGTTCGGTGGCTTCTTCGGATGGCGTGCTCAAGCATGATCTGAAAATGCCAAAAGAATTTGGAGGCGCCGGTGGTGAAGGAACCAATCCTGAGCAGCTCTTTGCAGCGGGATATGGTGCATGTTATGAAAGTGCTCTTGCCAATGTGGCACGCAAAGCGGGCGTGAAGTTGGAGAATGTGGTGGTAACCAGTAATGTATCCATCGGCAAAGATCCTGCGGATGATGGTTTCCAGCTGTCTGTACGTTTGGATGTGAGCATGCCTGGCGTCGATCACAGTCAAGCAGAAGATCTTGCTCGTAAGGCACATGATTTCTGTCCTTATTCCAAGGCAACTCGCGGCAATATTGATGTGGTACTTAATGTAGTTTAA
- the urtD gene encoding urea ABC transporter ATP-binding protein UrtD, with amino-acid sequence MFQSVRKNQKSTDVPVVLVAEEITVAFGGFVAVKGMNLKLHEHDLHFLIGPNGAGKTTMLDVICGKTKPLSGTVKMADGADLTRLKEHQIVRKGVGRKFQAPSIFAGLTVQENLTLAAETRRSPLQALGIQRYSKISTAMERITLQIGLQDRVNARAGALSHGEKQWLEIGMLLLQEPRVLLLDEPAAGMTDEETHKTGRLLQEIARERSVVVVEHDMEFVREYAAKVTVMHEGKLLKEGTMAEVQEDPRVAEVYLGKRRDEHAVAATN; translated from the coding sequence ATGTTCCAGTCAGTCAGGAAAAACCAAAAGTCTACTGACGTTCCGGTAGTCCTGGTCGCTGAAGAAATTACGGTGGCATTTGGCGGTTTTGTTGCGGTCAAAGGCATGAATCTGAAGCTGCATGAGCATGATCTGCATTTTCTGATCGGCCCCAATGGGGCGGGGAAAACAACGATGCTGGATGTGATTTGCGGCAAAACCAAGCCCTTGTCCGGTACAGTGAAGATGGCGGATGGTGCGGATCTGACACGTCTGAAGGAGCACCAGATTGTTCGAAAAGGGGTAGGGCGCAAGTTCCAGGCTCCATCGATCTTTGCTGGTCTGACCGTGCAGGAGAACCTGACGCTGGCTGCGGAGACTCGTCGTTCTCCTTTACAGGCTCTGGGTATTCAGCGGTATTCAAAAATAAGTACGGCCATGGAGCGGATTACGCTCCAGATTGGTCTGCAGGACCGTGTGAATGCACGTGCAGGGGCGCTATCACATGGGGAAAAGCAGTGGCTTGAGATTGGCATGCTGCTGCTGCAGGAGCCCCGTGTATTGCTGCTGGATGAGCCGGCAGCGGGGATGACGGATGAAGAAACACATAAGACGGGCCGACTACTGCAGGAGATTGCGCGAGAAAGGTCTGTTGTGGTAGTGGAGCATGATATGGAATTCGTTCGCGAGTATGCAGCAAAAGTGACGGTGATGCATGAAGGTAAACTTCTGAAGGAAGGTACGATGGCGGAAGTGCAGGAAGATCCGAGAGTCGCTGAAGTGTATCTGGGCAAAAGGAGGGATGAACATGCTGTCGCTGCAACGAATTGA
- a CDS encoding urease accessory protein UreF has protein sequence MLFNITFNERRRRKIVNRGNKLLDYVKLLDSSIQVGGFTHSFGMDAHIAEGTIRSAEDLESFMRCQLHPSIVRLEGMAIKGIYTAADHNDAWRTALIDKLVHVQRTPVNLREHATTMGKRLIKLARALHPWIDFSHLEHTLAKYESVGCLSTVHAWINHHLEIPVEEAVLGYLHSAMSACITEASKVIPLHTDTIQDLLVRLAADLEHEWHTVSASAADGLVQPTSMSMKTLFPSFHMLGAGLHAYRA, from the coding sequence ATGTTATTTAACATAACATTTAACGAACGTAGGAGGCGAAAGATTGTGAACCGTGGGAATAAGCTGCTCGATTACGTCAAACTGCTTGATTCCTCTATCCAGGTCGGAGGCTTCACCCATTCCTTCGGAATGGATGCCCATATCGCGGAAGGTACCATTCGTAGTGCTGAAGATCTCGAATCATTCATGCGCTGCCAATTGCATCCCAGCATCGTGCGTCTGGAAGGCATGGCGATTAAAGGCATATACACCGCCGCAGATCACAATGACGCGTGGCGTACAGCCCTCATCGACAAGCTCGTCCATGTCCAGCGCACCCCAGTCAATCTTAGAGAACATGCGACCACAATGGGCAAACGACTGATTAAGCTAGCTCGTGCACTCCACCCCTGGATTGATTTTAGCCACCTCGAACACACCCTGGCTAAGTATGAATCCGTCGGCTGCCTCTCCACTGTTCACGCCTGGATTAACCACCACCTCGAAATCCCTGTCGAGGAGGCGGTCCTTGGTTATCTGCATTCAGCCATGAGTGCCTGCATAACCGAAGCCTCCAAAGTAATTCCTCTTCATACCGATACAATCCAGGACCTGCTGGTTCGCCTGGCCGCAGACCTGGAACATGAATGGCATACCGTCAGCGCCTCCGCTGCCGATGGACTGGTACAACCAACCTCAATGTCCATGAAAACGTTGTTCCCAAGCTTTCACATGCTTGGAGCAGGGCTTCACGCCTACCGAGCCTAA
- a CDS encoding glutathione peroxidase, which translates to MSVYDYKVNTLRGQEVEMSNYRDKVLLIVNTASQCGLTPQFKGLQELQDKFKDSPFEVLGFPSNQFAQEKGSSDDIAEFCQMNYGVSFPMFEKIDVNGSSAHPLFQHLTKEAPGVLGSKAIKWNFTKFLVDQNGRVVKRYAPKTTPDKIEADIKALLK; encoded by the coding sequence ATGTCAGTCTACGACTACAAAGTAAACACCCTTCGCGGTCAGGAAGTTGAAATGTCCAACTATCGTGACAAAGTACTGCTTATCGTAAATACAGCAAGCCAATGCGGCCTTACACCTCAATTCAAAGGTCTGCAAGAACTTCAGGACAAGTTTAAAGACTCCCCATTTGAAGTTCTTGGTTTTCCAAGCAACCAGTTTGCACAGGAAAAGGGCTCCTCTGACGATATTGCTGAGTTCTGCCAGATGAACTATGGTGTCAGCTTCCCGATGTTTGAGAAAATTGATGTGAATGGTTCAAGCGCTCACCCTCTATTCCAGCATCTTACCAAAGAAGCACCGGGCGTACTCGGCTCCAAAGCCATCAAATGGAACTTCACCAAGTTCCTTGTGGATCAGAACGGTCGTGTTGTGAAGCGGTATGCTCCCAAAACAACACCTGATAAAATTGAAGCAGACATCAAAGCATTGCTTAAATAA
- the urtB gene encoding urea ABC transporter permease subunit UrtB, with protein sequence MDMFVLQMFNGLSISSILLLIALGLAVTFGLMNVINMAHGELIMIGAYATYVTQNLFISYAPQAWFDVYFIVALPIAFGVAALIGWLLEVVLIRHLYGRPLDSLLATWGVGMMLQQLARTIFGAPNVGVSSPAWLNGGLTIADGIVFPYKRLFIIALVAVVLLCMYLYIYRTSSGRRMRAVMQNRSMAGCLGISTRRVDGMTFAIGSGIAGIAGCALTLIGPIGPSLGTYYIVDAFMVVVLGGVGKLVGTVCGALGIGMFNTLFETYTSASIGKVLVFVCIVAFLQWKPRGLVAIRTRSLD encoded by the coding sequence ATGGATATGTTTGTCCTGCAAATGTTCAATGGGTTAAGCATCAGTTCCATCCTGCTGCTGATTGCGTTGGGACTCGCGGTTACATTTGGATTGATGAATGTCATTAACATGGCGCATGGTGAATTGATCATGATCGGCGCTTACGCTACGTATGTGACGCAAAACTTGTTCATTTCGTATGCTCCGCAAGCGTGGTTCGATGTCTATTTTATTGTGGCTCTGCCTATCGCCTTTGGTGTGGCCGCTCTTATAGGCTGGCTGCTGGAAGTGGTGCTGATCAGGCATCTGTATGGGAGACCGCTCGACAGTCTGCTTGCTACATGGGGCGTAGGCATGATGCTGCAACAATTGGCCCGAACGATATTTGGGGCGCCCAATGTAGGGGTGTCCAGTCCGGCTTGGCTTAACGGAGGTCTGACCATCGCGGACGGCATTGTGTTTCCGTATAAACGTCTTTTCATTATCGCGCTGGTCGCGGTTGTGCTGCTATGTATGTATTTGTACATCTATCGGACTTCTTCCGGGAGACGGATGAGGGCCGTGATGCAGAATCGAAGCATGGCGGGCTGTCTCGGGATTTCCACCAGACGAGTGGATGGCATGACCTTTGCCATCGGTTCGGGCATTGCCGGCATCGCCGGATGTGCGTTGACACTGATTGGCCCGATTGGTCCCTCGCTGGGCACGTATTATATCGTGGATGCGTTCATGGTGGTTGTGCTGGGTGGTGTGGGGAAACTGGTGGGGACTGTGTGTGGTGCGCTTGGAATTGGCATGTTCAATACATTATTCGAAACGTATACCTCGGCCTCGATCGGTAAGGTGCTCGTATTTGTCTGTATTGTAGCTTTTCTGCAATGGAAGCCGCGCGGGCTCGTTGCTATACGGACCCGGAGTCTGGATTAA
- a CDS encoding DUF6612 family protein, whose protein sequence is MKKWTTLMIGALLAVSMTACSNDADNSTATPPAGNETSNEENTTAEQATKLPTLDELIEKTNAATKDMKSFTTEANIDQNLKLVNGEQSQDQQVKTSLKMDIIKDPMMIYQEMKMEMSGQEAQNVKQYITSDKIYSQVGDQWVKIPDEQTKPLIEQMQASMNPEGELEQFKKIAEDTKITEEGDNYVINADVSGDNVKELAKAVMEQNGSDAQTQAMLDQMNITSMTMKYMINKETYLPASTDVNMVMDMEQEGQKISMDMKMTSTFSNHNGVKEIKIPQEALDSAK, encoded by the coding sequence TTGAAGAAGTGGACTACATTAATGATTGGGGCATTATTAGCAGTAAGCATGACCGCTTGCAGTAACGATGCAGATAACAGTACAGCAACGCCGCCAGCTGGCAACGAAACGTCGAATGAGGAGAATACAACTGCGGAGCAGGCGACAAAACTCCCTACATTGGACGAATTAATTGAGAAAACGAATGCAGCGACTAAAGACATGAAAAGCTTCACTACGGAAGCCAATATTGATCAAAATTTGAAGCTGGTGAACGGCGAGCAGTCCCAGGATCAACAGGTGAAAACATCGCTGAAGATGGATATCATCAAAGATCCGATGATGATCTATCAGGAGATGAAGATGGAAATGTCCGGACAGGAAGCGCAGAACGTGAAGCAGTACATCACTTCGGATAAGATTTATTCGCAGGTGGGGGACCAGTGGGTCAAAATTCCTGACGAGCAAACGAAACCACTGATTGAGCAGATGCAGGCAAGCATGAATCCGGAAGGTGAGCTGGAGCAATTCAAAAAGATTGCCGAAGACACCAAAATTACGGAAGAAGGCGACAATTACGTCATTAACGCTGACGTATCCGGTGATAACGTGAAGGAGCTGGCCAAAGCGGTCATGGAGCAAAACGGATCGGATGCCCAAACTCAAGCGATGCTTGATCAAATGAATATTACCAGCATGACAATGAAATATATGATCAACAAAGAAACCTATCTGCCTGCAAGTACGGATGTCAACATGGTGATGGATATGGAGCAGGAAGGACAGAAAATCTCGATGGACATGAAGATGACCAGCACGTTCTCTAACCATAATGGCGTGAAAGAGATCAAGATCCCGCAAGAAGCATTGGATAGTGCTAAATAA
- a CDS encoding HAD family hydrolase, protein MPDVRGIQWLFFDVGDTLVDEWEPVDDIIGQFVREACALGYQVEMQTVRDIFAASYRNYEQWPMKLAIRTLISDEGHREQIQEKLKFRKELERPFPSADAVLQTLSQHYKIGIIANQSPGTENRLNSYGLRKYVDVLACSAEEGVSKPDPELYAVALKQAGCKPEEAVMIGDRIDNDIIPAKKLGMHTIRILQGYGRFQPELADAERPDWTIKSLEELLPLLMVTQNSDN, encoded by the coding sequence GTGCCGGATGTACGTGGAATACAATGGTTGTTCTTTGATGTGGGGGATACGCTTGTGGACGAATGGGAGCCGGTAGATGATATTATCGGTCAGTTCGTTCGTGAAGCTTGTGCGCTTGGTTATCAGGTGGAGATGCAGACGGTGCGAGACATATTTGCGGCCTCCTACCGAAATTACGAGCAATGGCCGATGAAATTGGCTATTCGTACTCTGATCAGCGATGAGGGGCACCGGGAACAGATACAGGAGAAGCTGAAGTTCCGCAAAGAGCTTGAGCGACCCTTCCCGTCAGCCGACGCTGTTCTTCAGACGTTGTCGCAGCACTATAAGATTGGTATCATTGCCAATCAGAGCCCGGGGACGGAAAATCGACTGAATAGCTACGGCTTGCGCAAGTATGTGGATGTGCTGGCCTGTTCGGCTGAAGAAGGAGTGTCCAAGCCTGATCCTGAATTGTATGCTGTAGCGTTGAAACAGGCGGGATGTAAACCCGAGGAAGCGGTCATGATCGGCGACAGGATCGATAATGATATTATTCCAGCTAAGAAGCTGGGTATGCACACGATCCGGATTTTGCAGGGTTATGGCAGGTTCCAGCCGGAGCTTGCGGATGCAGAACGTCCAGACTGGACGATTAAATCACTGGAGGAGCTTCTTCCATTGTTGATGGTAACTCAGAATTCAGACAACTAA
- a CDS encoding zinc ribbon domain-containing protein, which yields MSIEEMIERRFVCTKCRGTDCNIKEVSMSGAGLSKMFDIQHNHYLFVACSSCGYVEVFDPDVLKGKKQGQVGTILDILFGG from the coding sequence ATGAGTATTGAAGAGATGATAGAACGGCGATTTGTATGCACCAAATGCAGGGGTACGGATTGCAACATTAAGGAAGTATCCATGTCAGGAGCGGGACTTAGCAAAATGTTTGATATTCAGCACAATCATTATCTCTTCGTCGCCTGTTCTTCCTGTGGATATGTTGAAGTATTCGATCCGGATGTGCTGAAAGGGAAAAAGCAGGGTCAGGTGGGTACCATTCTTGATATTCTATTTGGGGGATAA
- a CDS encoding Nramp family divalent metal transporter — protein sequence MAPSLGEAHSSMKVPQNAAWWRKFLAFVGPGYLVAVGYMDPGNWATDIAGGSQFGYTLLSVILISNLMAVVLQSLAGKLGIVTGRDLAQACRERFSMPVVMMLWILCELAIAATDLAEVIGSAIALKLLFNIPMLYGVIITAVDVLVILLLQNKGFRALESLVIVLMATIALCFGIDLFLAKPDMGGVMHGFVPSAEILQNPAMLYIAIGIIGATVMPHNLYLHSSIVQTRQIEKTPQGKKEAIRYTTMDSTIALTLALFINAAILILSASVFHSVGMTQVAEITDAYHLLTPLLGTTIASILFGVALLASGQNSTLTGTLSGQIVMEGFLNIRIPAWLRRLVTRLIAIIPAVIVTAIAGEHGTEELLILSQVVLSLQLPFAVIPLVMFTSDKKSMGAFVNKPWLQIISWIIAGVIVVLNVYLIIQTIMLF from the coding sequence ATGGCCCCATCTCTCGGGGAAGCCCACAGCTCCATGAAGGTGCCTCAGAACGCTGCTTGGTGGAGAAAGTTCCTTGCTTTTGTTGGACCTGGTTACCTGGTTGCCGTTGGATATATGGACCCCGGGAACTGGGCAACGGATATTGCCGGTGGTTCTCAGTTCGGTTATACGTTATTGTCCGTTATTCTGATATCAAATCTAATGGCTGTGGTATTGCAGTCTCTTGCTGGCAAGCTCGGGATTGTCACAGGACGGGATTTGGCGCAAGCCTGCCGCGAACGATTCAGCATGCCTGTAGTCATGATGTTATGGATTTTGTGTGAGCTTGCGATTGCAGCCACCGACCTTGCCGAGGTTATTGGTTCAGCCATCGCGCTCAAGCTGCTGTTCAACATTCCCATGTTGTACGGCGTCATTATTACCGCTGTCGATGTACTGGTCATTCTTTTGCTGCAAAATAAAGGCTTCCGCGCATTGGAATCGCTCGTGATCGTGCTGATGGCTACCATCGCCCTCTGCTTCGGGATTGACCTGTTTCTCGCTAAACCGGATATGGGCGGCGTCATGCATGGTTTTGTACCCAGTGCCGAGATTTTGCAAAATCCAGCCATGCTCTATATCGCCATCGGAATTATTGGCGCAACCGTGATGCCCCATAATCTGTATCTGCATTCTTCCATTGTGCAGACCCGTCAGATTGAAAAGACACCTCAGGGTAAAAAAGAAGCGATTCGTTATACTACCATGGATTCAACCATCGCTTTAACGCTGGCCCTGTTTATCAATGCAGCCATCCTGATTCTGTCAGCTTCCGTGTTCCATAGTGTAGGCATGACCCAGGTCGCGGAAATTACAGATGCTTACCATCTGTTGACACCACTTCTGGGTACCACCATTGCAAGTATCCTGTTCGGTGTAGCCCTGCTGGCTTCAGGCCAGAACTCAACACTCACCGGCACGTTGTCCGGACAGATTGTAATGGAAGGCTTCCTGAACATTCGTATTCCGGCGTGGCTTCGTCGACTGGTAACACGTCTGATTGCAATCATTCCGGCCGTTATCGTAACAGCCATTGCCGGAGAGCACGGAACAGAGGAACTGCTGATTCTGAGCCAGGTTGTGCTGTCACTGCAGCTTCCCTTTGCCGTCATTCCACTGGTGATGTTTACGAGTGACAAAAAAAGCATGGGGGCTTTTGTCAACAAGCCGTGGCTCCAAATCATCTCCTGGATCATCGCTGGGGTTATCGTTGTCCTGAATGTGTATCTGATTATCCAGACCATTATGTTGTTCTAG